Proteins encoded together in one Mobula birostris isolate sMobBir1 chromosome 21, sMobBir1.hap1, whole genome shotgun sequence window:
- the LOC140185876 gene encoding calcium homeostasis modulator protein 3-like, translated as MDRLTATLRSLQSNPKSVTNGICGILALASVRLYSALNFSCPCLPGYNTAYAAAVLLLPCIALFICGFMVNRRWLLLLREWRRPEGSRPRDGSALLSLLLGVVRSAALPPAAWLIVALLDGKCLACALATSLEPGRFANVSGYTAAELRAALARLPCKDLASVQLPGHPPFSRNAAYRYLRTVSQAVGWTTLFLLILAAFLARTLRPCSRQVNPLRNWYWGNYLDLEEKIFEEMCCEHAHTFARRCVREFFVGPGQEGAEGQESAKGTEGEADWPLHGITNKEQLNQLLQRWDNSRPPLAIQDDGRQTPGHPGLSQGPSGNGARHTRV; from the exons ATGGATCGCCTTACCGCCACCCTCCGCAGCCTCCAGTCTAACCCGAAGTCGGTCACGAACGGGATCTGTGGGATTTTGGCGCTGGCCAGCGTCCGGCTATACAGTGCCCTCAACTTTAGCTGCCCTTGTCTACCTGGCTACAACACTGCGTACGCGGCGGCGGTCCTCCTCCTACCCTGCATCGCCCTCTTCATCTGCGGCTTCATGGTGAACCGACGCTGGCTTCTGCTGCTGCGGGAGTGGCGGAGGCCCGAAGGCAGTCGACCCAGGGACGGCAGTGCTCTGCTGTCGCTGCTGCTCGGAGTGGTGCGGAGCGCCGCGCTGCCTCCCGCCGCCTGGCTTATCGTGGCTCTGCTCGATGGCAAGTGCCTCGCCTGCGCCCTCGCTACCAGTCTGGAGCCCGGTCGCTTCGCCAATGTTAGCGGCTACACTGCGGCCGAGCTGCGCGCCGCCCTGGCCCGGCTTCCCTGTAAGGACCTCGCCTCCGTGCAGCTGCCCGGGCACCCGCCCTTTTCCAGGAATGCAGCCTACCGGTACCTGCGCACTGTCTCCCAG GCGGTGGGATGGACcaccctcttcctgctgatcctgGCCGCATTCCTCGCTCGCACCCTGAGGCCGTGCTCTCGACAAGTCAACCCACTGCGGAACTGGTACTGGGGCAACTATCTCGACCTGGAGGAGAAGATCTTCGAGGAGATGTGCTGCGAGCATGCGCACACGTTCGCTCGGCGCTGCGTCCGCGAGTTCTTCGTCGGACCGGGACAGGAGGGAGCGGAAGGCCAGGAGAGTGCGAAGGGGACGGAGGGGGAGGCGGACTGGCCTCTACACGGCATCACCAACAAAGAGCAGCTAAACCAGCTCCTTCAGCGATGGGACAACTCCAGGCCCCCACTGGCCATCCAGGACGATGGCCGGCAGACCCCTGGGCACCCGGGGCTCTCTCAGGGCCCGTCGGGAAACGGTGCACGGCACACCCGGGTTTAA